From one Ignavibacteria bacterium genomic stretch:
- a CDS encoding prolyl oligopeptidase family serine peptidase: MKKILLILLLISLKQACGQSLLVKDSKNIPHADSSLVFVPEGYNETKSYPLLVMLHGWSGNYKHWNELSGGLQKYADKYQFIIVCPDGFYDSWYLDSPINPKSQFETFFIKEFLPEVESRYRVDKANIFITGLSMGGHGAMMMLLKHPDIFRSAGSTSGILDITEFPDRWSMLNALGKYSEYPENWEKNTDILLLENIKGLNKEIIFDCGTEDFAYNVNKRFNEKCISLKIKATFISQPGNHNRQYWNKSIENHFRFFKALEESTPVQGAEKR, from the coding sequence ATGAAAAAAATATTGTTAATACTCCTGCTTATTTCATTAAAGCAGGCCTGCGGACAGAGTCTTTTAGTAAAGGATTCTAAAAATATTCCGCACGCGGACTCCTCGCTTGTATTTGTGCCCGAAGGCTACAACGAAACAAAGAGCTATCCCCTGCTCGTTATGCTGCACGGCTGGAGCGGGAACTACAAGCACTGGAATGAATTATCGGGCGGCCTCCAGAAATACGCAGACAAGTACCAGTTTATAATTGTATGCCCCGACGGGTTTTATGATTCGTGGTATTTGGACAGCCCGATAAACCCCAAAAGCCAGTTTGAGACCTTCTTTATTAAAGAATTCCTGCCCGAAGTAGAAAGCAGGTACCGTGTTGACAAGGCAAACATATTTATTACTGGCCTCAGCATGGGCGGCCACGGTGCAATGATGATGCTTTTGAAGCACCCTGATATTTTCAGGAGCGCAGGCAGCACAAGCGGAATTCTGGATATAACTGAGTTTCCCGACCGCTGGAGCATGTTAAACGCGCTTGGAAAGTATAGTGAATATCCTGAGAACTGGGAAAAGAATACGGATATTCTGCTCCTTGAGAATATAAAGGGTCTGAACAAGGAGATCATATTTGACTGCGGTACAGAGGACTTCGCATATAACGTCAATAAAAGGTTTAATGAAAAGTGCATAAGCTTAAAAATTAAGGCTACCTTCATCTCGCAGCCCGGAAACCACAACAGGCAGTACTGGAATAAATCGATTGAGAACCATTTCAGGTTCTTTAAGGCGCTTGAAGAAAGCACTCCGGTTCAAGGTGCAGAAAAACGGTAA
- a CDS encoding PspC domain-containing protein, with amino-acid sequence MRERLYRSQKDKMIAGVCGGLAEYFDVDPVIIRIAFVAATILSGMGLIVYILLWIIVPYKESVAAAAAGSGSAAYAAPAGSETASEGAQGTSEAEAPYTSYRERRRNRPILGYILVGLGLLFFADRFFPYFEFHDFWPLILVAIGIGLLLRSSKK; translated from the coding sequence ATGCGTGAAAGATTATATCGCTCTCAAAAAGACAAGATGATAGCCGGCGTTTGCGGCGGACTTGCGGAATATTTTGACGTGGATCCGGTAATCATCAGAATAGCTTTTGTTGCCGCTACAATACTGTCGGGCATGGGTTTAATAGTATATATACTGCTTTGGATCATTGTTCCCTACAAGGAATCAGTTGCTGCAGCTGCGGCAGGCTCAGGATCTGCTGCTTATGCCGCCCCGGCCGGAAGTGAAACTGCTTCTGAAGGGGCTCAAGGCACAAGCGAAGCTGAAGCTCCCTATACATCATACAGGGAGAGAAGAAGGAACAGACCGATCCTCGGATACATACTTGTAGGGCTGGGTCTATTGTTTTTTGCTGATCGTTTTTTCCCTTATTTTGAATTTCACGATTTCTGGCCTCTTATACTGGTTGCAATAGGAATTGGATTATTACTCAGATCTTCAAAAAAATAA
- a CDS encoding MGMT family protein: MAKGSKTTKDTRGNNKDFFDRVYEIVAQIPYGKVTTYGAIAEFCGTKASARTVGWALNGAKDSGLPCHRVVNRYGALTGKVHFGSPDIMEDLLKSEGVEFDSEGCVVMEKYFWKPEKKPSGKKKKSNF; the protein is encoded by the coding sequence ATGGCAAAAGGTTCCAAAACAACAAAAGATACCCGGGGAAATAATAAGGACTTCTTCGACCGCGTCTACGAGATTGTAGCCCAAATACCCTATGGGAAAGTTACCACTTACGGCGCAATAGCTGAATTCTGCGGCACTAAGGCTTCTGCCCGCACCGTGGGCTGGGCCTTGAACGGCGCAAAGGATTCAGGTCTTCCTTGCCACAGGGTCGTAAACCGATACGGAGCCCTTACAGGGAAAGTGCACTTCGGAAGCCCGGATATAATGGAAGACCTTCTTAAAAGTGAGGGCGTTGAGTTCGATAGCGAGGGGTGTGTCGTTATGGAAAAATATTTCTGGAAGCCGGAGAAGAAACCATCCGGAAAAAAAAAGAAATCTAACTTTTAA
- a CDS encoding YjbQ family protein, with product MKTFTEYLWFNTKKHREYINITRNVEEVLHKSGIKDGMILVSAMHITAGVYVNDAESGLIQDIDEWLEKLAPFNPNYRHHHTGEDNGDSHLKSLLVHHEVIIPVTDGKLDFGPWQQVYYAEFDGQRRKRLIIKVMGE from the coding sequence ATGAAAACATTTACAGAATATCTCTGGTTTAATACTAAAAAGCACCGCGAGTACATAAATATCACGCGAAATGTGGAAGAAGTGCTCCATAAAAGCGGCATTAAGGATGGCATGATACTGGTCTCTGCAATGCATATAACAGCAGGAGTTTACGTTAACGACGCTGAGTCAGGCCTCATTCAGGATATAGACGAATGGCTCGAGAAACTGGCCCCGTTTAACCCCAATTACCGCCATCACCATACGGGTGAGGACAATGGGGATTCTCACCTTAAAAGCCTCCTGGTGCACCACGAGGTCATAATTCCTGTTACAGACGGGAAACTCGACTTCGGTCCCTGGCAGCAGGTCTATTATGCGGAATTCGACGGCCAGCGCCGCAAACGCCTCATCATTAAAGTCATGGGTGAATAA